CTCTATATCAAGATGAAGCTCGCTTGTTAGAAACTATGACTGCATTATATGGGCAAACTAAAGCTTATGCAGAGTCTTTTGGAGCTTTGAAAAAGAAGGGTAAGTGATCGCTCTTTTGCCTTAAAGATTTTCAAGAAATAAATCACCCAATCTTGTGGGATGGGCGTCCTCGCCCGTCCTACACTAGGAGCGGGCTAGAAACCCGTACAAACTTTTCAAACCTTCTCTAATCCAAAATGATTTCAATATGGCTTTATATCACTGTACACTGACGCTACACGATAATGTTTTCTTCGCTACAAGGGAAATGGGAATTCTCTATGAAACTGAAAAATATTTGCATAATTGGGCGCTAAGTTTTGCACTTTTTTCCATTCATTACATTCCCCAACCCTATCGCCTGCAAGGGGAACAGGCACAAAAACCGACATATTTAGATGCAAGTGCCGAACAAAATCTTTTGCATCTCAATCAAGCTGGAATTTATGTATTCCCTGCTCAACCTATCAATTGGTCGTATCAAATTAATACCTTTAAAGCTGCTCAAGTTGGCTATTATGGTAAGTCAAAACAGTTTGGTGATAAAGGTGCTGAGAAAAATTATCCAATTAATTACGGAAGAGCTAAAGAATTAGCTGTTGGGAGTCAATATCGCACGTATATTGTTGCTCCTGAAAATATCAAAATTCCTCGTTGGATACGGTTGGGAAAATGGGCAGCAAAAATCCGAGTTGAAGTCATAAAAATTCCAGAAAATATCTTGCGAAGTAAATCTGGAGATTACACCTGTTTGCATCCTTTAAATCCCTTAGATTTACCAAGTGAAACTCGGATATTGCTGTATAACAGAATTGTTATGCCTCCTGTGAGTTTGGTAAGTCAAGCACAATTACGGGGTGAGTATGTATTTGCCAAGAAAAATGATGACGTGAAAAAGAAAGACTGGGAAGCTTTTAAGGCAACATTAACAGTAGGACAATATCAACAATTACCTGAAGAAATTTATTTACCAAAGGTCACTTTTTATGGAGCAGGAAATGTCGTTGCAACAGCATAAGTTTACTACATTGCATTCTATTGTTATCGAACTTGCAGCAGCAGATGTAGGAGAAATTGCCCCGACTTTATCTCGTGCATTGCACGCACTGGTACTTAAATGGTTAGCAGCAGCAAATCCATCTGTTGCAGAAGCTATCCATGCAAGTCAAAGTTCGCCATTGACGATTTCCGGGCTGTTGGGAAATCGCCGTCAGGGTGGGGTGCGTGTGGGGGATTACTTTTATTTTCGGATTGCTTTATTGGATGGTGGTTTGGTTGAACCATTGATGCGGGGATTTGAACTGTCAGAAACTCAATCTTTGGTGTTAGCAGATTTCCCCTTTGTATTGCGGAATATGTACGCCTTACCTGGAACACATCACCTAGCTGGTGCGGCTGATTATGCACTGCTGTCACACCCAGCCCCAGTTTTGACTGATATCGAGATGTATTTTCTGTCTCCCACTAGCTTTAAGCAAAATCAGAGCGTGCAGACTTTTCCCTTACCTGAATTGGTGTTTAACTCACTGCATCGGCGGTGGAATGTTTTTGCACCGGAACAATACCAGCTTCCGGCTTGTGAATGGAATGCTGCAGTTACAGGTTACGAACTGAAAACCTACGCACTCAAGATGGAAGGGGGTGCGGAAGTTGGGGCGCAGGGCTGGGTACGCTACCGATTTAGTTGTGCTGAAACAGCTCGAATTGCAACGATTTTGGCTAATTTCGCCTTCTTTGCAGGTGTGGGACGTAAAACTGCCATGGGAATGGGACAGACACAGTTAGGCAATTCACAATTCACAATTCAAAATTCAAAAACTCAAAATTATAAAAAACCTCGTAGAAAGGCTAACGCGAAATGAACGAACAATTCTACCTTCCCCTTGCTTATCTAAATGCTTGGGAATATTGTCCGCGCCGCTTTTTTCTGGAATACGAACTCGGAGAAAATGCTGACAACGAGCATATTATCATTGGTCGTCACTTGCACCGCAATGTTGATGATGAAGGGAAATCTGTGGAAGGTGACAAGGTGGTTTATCGACATCAGTGGGTGTGGAGCGATCGCATTCTCATCAATGGCATTATCGATGCAGTGGAGGAAAAAGACAACCAGTTAGTGCCTTTAGAATTTAAAAAAGGACGCATGGCAAACCACTTGAACGATCATTTTCAACTGTGTGGTGCGGCTATGTGTTTGGAAGAACGTACAGGAAGTCCCATTCCTTACGGAGAAATTTTTTACTATGCCAACCGTCG
This genomic interval from Scytonema hofmannii PCC 7110 contains the following:
- the cas5d gene encoding type I-D CRISPR-associated protein Cas5/Csc1; this translates as MALYHCTLTLHDNVFFATREMGILYETEKYLHNWALSFALFSIHYIPQPYRLQGEQAQKPTYLDASAEQNLLHLNQAGIYVFPAQPINWSYQINTFKAAQVGYYGKSKQFGDKGAEKNYPINYGRAKELAVGSQYRTYIVAPENIKIPRWIRLGKWAAKIRVEVIKIPENILRSKSGDYTCLHPLNPLDLPSETRILLYNRIVMPPVSLVSQAQLRGEYVFAKKNDDVKKKDWEAFKATLTVGQYQQLPEEIYLPKVTFYGAGNVVATA
- the cas6 gene encoding CRISPR system precrRNA processing endoribonuclease RAMP protein Cas6, whose amino-acid sequence is MEQEMSLQQHKFTTLHSIVIELAAADVGEIAPTLSRALHALVLKWLAAANPSVAEAIHASQSSPLTISGLLGNRRQGGVRVGDYFYFRIALLDGGLVEPLMRGFELSETQSLVLADFPFVLRNMYALPGTHHLAGAADYALLSHPAPVLTDIEMYFLSPTSFKQNQSVQTFPLPELVFNSLHRRWNVFAPEQYQLPACEWNAAVTGYELKTYALKMEGGAEVGAQGWVRYRFSCAETARIATILANFAFFAGVGRKTAMGMGQTQLGNSQFTIQNSKTQNYKKPRRKANAK
- the cas4 gene encoding CRISPR-associated protein Cas4, producing the protein MNEQFYLPLAYLNAWEYCPRRFFLEYELGENADNEHIIIGRHLHRNVDDEGKSVEGDKVVYRHQWVWSDRILINGIIDAVEEKDNQLVPLEFKKGRMANHLNDHFQLCGAAMCLEERTGSPIPYGEIFYYANRRRERINFTPELRLATEQAIQAARLAIGGVMPPPIDNAKKCQDCSLQKICLPKEIKKLRLEV